A single genomic interval of Schistocerca americana isolate TAMUIC-IGC-003095 chromosome 2, iqSchAmer2.1, whole genome shotgun sequence harbors:
- the LOC124594165 gene encoding uncharacterized protein LOC124594165 — MDVERLMEEVRKFPVLYDQGSENYRNIEYKDRVWKTIATDLQAKGGIEECKKKWASVRDQLRKTLQKRKTVSGQAAVHQHKYKYEDLLTFLLPYMVERETVSNVPYTQDNNEHKQESNTDSQEEQSIVENEKVSTQEDITDEEWIIKTQDSETENLIERTRHSQTPSAHSSVTSKKNTFMKPPLKRKFQREVKPQESASSQLMAYILAEKKAEKQRDIQNPVDAFLAGIAPALKSLHPLLFHQAKSRIFSIVQDFELKQLMNDVSVHQFTPSSSNSSAKSVSTPYPSPVGNESTEPTQQLLDLQRHLHNSYINNQSHHPPSSPASSSASETNSLNSPHLFFLG; from the exons atggatgtggaacgatTAATGGaggaagttcgtaagtttcctgttctttacgatcagggaagtgagaactacaggaatatcgagtacaaagacagagtttggaagacaattgcaacagatctacaagccaaag gtggaatagaggaatgcaaaaaaaaatgggcatctgttcgtgaccaactaaggaagaccttgcagaaaaggaaaactgtttcaggacaagctgctgttcatcaacataaatacaagtatgaagatctcttaacgttcctgctaccttacatggtagaacgagaaacagtttccaatgttccttacacgcaagacaataatgagcataaacaagaatcaaatacagattcccaagaggagcagtcgattgttgaaaacgaaaaagtgtctacacaagaagacattacagatgaagaatggatcattaaaacccaggatagtgaaacagagaatttgatagagcgcactcggcattcccagacgccctcagctcattcgtccgtcacttcaaagaagaacacgtttatgaaaccaccactgaaacgaaaatttcagcgtgaggttaaaccacaagaatctgcatcaagccagctcatggcttacattttggcagaaaaaaaagctgaaaaacagagagatatacaaaacccagttgatgcttttttggctggtatagcaccagccctaaaatcattgcatccactactgtttcatcaagctaaaagtaggattttttcaattgtacaagactttgaactgaagcaactcatgaatgacgtatcagtccatcaattcactccatcatcctccaattcctcagcaaaatctgtttcaacaccatatccttcacctgtgggaaacgagtcaacagaacctacacagcagcttttggacctgcaaaggcatttgcacaattcgtatataaataaccaaagccatcatcctccaagttcccctgcatcctcatcagcttcagaaactaattcactgaatagtcctcatttgtttttcttagggtag